In the genome of Pseudomonas lalucatii, the window ACTGGTGGCTGACCGCCGTCGGTGTGACATGCAGCCGTTCGGCGGCGCGCTTGACGCTGAGGGTGTCGCCGAGCACGGCGAAGGTGCGCAGTAGATTCAACGATGCCATGGGTCCTCCGGTGCCGCTCACTCTAACCTTGTTTTATCGCCCTCCCGCCACCACCTTGAAGGCAACCCAGGAGTACCCCATGTCGCCACCCATGCTGATCCCCTGCCCCCACTGTGGCGGCCTCAACCGCATCCCCGCCCAGCGCCTGGGCGACAACCCGGTGTGCGGGCGCTGCAAGCACACGCTGTTGCCCGCCGCCCCCTTCGAGCTGAACCAGGCCAGCTTCGCCAGCCAGCTGCAGGGCGACCTGCCCTTGCTGGTCGACGTCTGGGCCGACTGGTGCGGCCCCTGCAAGGCCTTCGCGCCGACCTTCGCCCAGGCCGCGCACCAGCTGCAGGGCCGCGTGCGCCTGGGCAAACTGGACAGCGAGGCCAACCGCCAGCTGGCCGGACAACTGGGCGTCCGCTCGATTCCCAGCCTGATCCTGTTCCGGGGCGGCGCCGAAGTGGCCCGGCAGAGCGGCGCGCTACCGCTGCCGCAGCTGCTCGCCTGGCTCGCCGGCCAGGGCATCTGAGCGGCGCCGCGACCGACGGGGGCGCACGGCCTGACGCCTGACCTTGCGGTAGATCAATACAACGGCTAAGCCTGTGGGGATAATAAATTTCCGAGCCCCCCGACGGCTGGAGTGCCTGTCCCATGTTCAGCCACATCCTCATCGCCCATGACCTGCGCGACACCGCCGACCTGGCCCTGTGCCGGGCCGCCCAGCTGGCCCGGCAGCACAATGCCCGGCTGACCATCCTGCATGTCCTCGACCCCGGCCTCGACGGGGCGCAACAGGAGCAGGCGCAACAGGCCCTGGATCGCAGCCTGACCCGCCACGCCCCGCCCGGCAGCGAGCTGTGCCTGCGCAGCGGCAAGCCGTCCGAAGTGGTGCTGCAGCAGCTGCAGGCCCTGGGCTGCGACC includes:
- the trxC gene encoding thioredoxin TrxC, which produces MSPPMLIPCPHCGGLNRIPAQRLGDNPVCGRCKHTLLPAAPFELNQASFASQLQGDLPLLVDVWADWCGPCKAFAPTFAQAAHQLQGRVRLGKLDSEANRQLAGQLGVRSIPSLILFRGGAEVARQSGALPLPQLLAWLAGQGI